In Hymenobacter sublimis, a single genomic region encodes these proteins:
- a CDS encoding alpha/beta hydrolase family protein: MPQPQPVRLDLLLTSTHHARPFAADLRYVPTGQPKPVVVFVHGFKGFKDWGHFNLLADWFAQQGFVFVKLNLSHNGLVVDGTGDLEDLEAFGRNNFSLELNDIGTLLDYLLDSKQADLPAAELDVTRMALIGHSRGGGLVLLKGAEDVRVKAVVTWAAISNVNPGWTAELMQHWQQQGVYYVENSRTKQQLPLYFQIVEDYHRNRLRLDIPHNVRRKLKQPLLIVHGDQDETVPVARAHELHACKPAAELAILPEVTHNFGGSHPWPGAHLPAQALAAADVTVDFLRRVL, translated from the coding sequence ATGCCACAACCACAGCCCGTCCGCCTTGATTTGCTACTCACTAGCACCCATCACGCCCGCCCCTTTGCGGCTGATTTGCGGTACGTACCTACTGGGCAACCCAAGCCCGTAGTGGTGTTTGTGCACGGCTTCAAGGGGTTCAAAGACTGGGGCCATTTCAACCTACTGGCCGATTGGTTTGCCCAGCAAGGCTTTGTATTCGTGAAGCTGAACCTCTCGCACAACGGGCTAGTAGTGGACGGCACCGGCGACCTAGAGGACTTAGAGGCGTTCGGTCGAAATAACTTTTCCCTGGAGCTAAATGACATCGGGACCCTGCTGGACTACCTGCTCGATTCTAAGCAAGCTGATCTTCCGGCGGCGGAACTGGACGTTACCCGTATGGCCCTCATTGGACACAGCCGCGGCGGCGGCCTAGTGCTGCTGAAAGGTGCCGAAGATGTGCGGGTGAAAGCTGTGGTTACCTGGGCCGCCATCAGCAATGTAAACCCCGGCTGGACCGCGGAGCTGATGCAACACTGGCAGCAGCAAGGCGTGTATTACGTGGAAAATAGCCGCACCAAGCAGCAATTGCCCCTGTACTTCCAGATTGTGGAGGATTACCACCGGAATCGGCTGCGGCTGGATATTCCGCACAATGTCCGCCGCAAGCTCAAGCAGCCCCTCCTCATCGTACACGGCGACCAGGACGAAACCGTACCCGTAGCGCGGGCCCACGAGTTGCACGCCTGCAAACCAGCCGCCGAATTGGCCATCCTGCCAGAAGTGACTCACAACTTTGGTGGCAGCCACCCATGGCCAGGGGCGCATTTGCCCGCCCAAGCCTTGGCTGCCGCCGATGTGACAGTAGATTTTCTGCGCCGCGTTTTGTAG
- a CDS encoding polyprenyl synthetase family protein — MTVTLDQIQAPIAAEMEEFEKKFRQSMQTRQLLLDKIMGYIVKRKGKQIRPMFVFFTAKISGGDPLPEATFRGAALIELLHTATLVHDDVVDESNYRRGFFSINALWKNKIAVLVGDYLLSKGLLLSLENDDYDLLKIVSNAVKELSEGELLQIEKARRLDITEDVYFDIIRQKTASLIASCCAVGAASAGADKETIERARLFGEKVGMAFQIKDDLFDFGTDEIGKPVGIDIKEKKMTLPLIYALQQADWLTKRRVIYNVKNNDGRKDRVQAVIEFVKKSGGLNYAIQVMERYRDEALTILRTFPESASRTSLEQLINYTIEREK, encoded by the coding sequence ATGACCGTTACGCTGGACCAGATACAGGCGCCCATCGCCGCCGAGATGGAGGAATTCGAGAAGAAATTCCGCCAGTCCATGCAAACGCGCCAGCTGCTGCTCGACAAAATCATGGGCTACATTGTGAAGCGCAAGGGCAAGCAAATCCGGCCCATGTTTGTGTTCTTCACGGCCAAAATCAGCGGCGGCGACCCGCTACCCGAGGCAACTTTCCGGGGCGCAGCCCTCATCGAGCTGCTGCACACGGCCACCCTAGTTCACGACGATGTAGTGGACGAGAGCAACTACCGCCGCGGCTTTTTCTCCATCAACGCCCTCTGGAAAAATAAGATTGCCGTGCTGGTAGGCGACTACCTGCTGAGCAAAGGCCTATTGCTGAGCCTGGAAAACGACGATTACGACCTGCTCAAAATCGTGAGCAACGCCGTGAAGGAGCTGAGCGAAGGCGAACTGCTGCAGATTGAAAAAGCACGCCGCCTTGATATCACCGAGGACGTTTACTTTGATATTATTCGGCAGAAAACGGCTTCGCTGATTGCTTCCTGCTGCGCCGTGGGGGCCGCTTCAGCCGGGGCCGATAAGGAAACCATTGAGCGGGCTCGCCTTTTTGGGGAGAAGGTAGGCATGGCCTTCCAGATTAAGGATGACCTCTTTGACTTCGGAACCGACGAAATCGGTAAACCGGTGGGCATTGACATCAAGGAGAAAAAGATGACGCTGCCCTTAATTTACGCTCTCCAGCAGGCCGATTGGCTGACCAAGCGCCGCGTCATCTACAACGTGAAAAACAACGACGGCCGCAAGGACCGGGTGCAGGCCGTCATTGAGTTCGTGAAGAAATCCGGCGGCCTGAACTACGCCATTCAGGTAATGGAGCGCTACCGCGACGAGGCCCTGACAATTCTGCGCACCTTCCCCGAATCTGCTTCCCGCACTTCGCTGGAGCAGCTTATTAACTACACCATTGAGCGGGAAAAGTAA
- a CDS encoding MBL fold metallo-hydrolase, whose product MQRLLKTIGLLTVSLLIVMVVAGVAFANLSPEFGGKPTKAQRAAYAKSGHYQDGEFQNLVPTTLMTGGSTFGSLWRFLFSKTPNDKPAAPLPTRPLDPASIRQKTPELLRVTWFGHSASLVEIGGKNILLDPMLSVKMGPVSWITPQRYNPQLAITAEQLPPIDAVLISHDHYDHLDYQTILRLKDKTTHFFVPLGVGVHLLAWGVAPERVQELDWNQSVQLPGGVSITSTPARHFSGRGLTNRNSTSWSSWVIKSADKRVFYSGDGGYGPHFQTIGQQHGPFDVALMECGQYDAQWAQIHMLPEQTVQATLDVRARLLLPVHWGAFTEAHHAWNEPVTRAAAAAARLGLLITTPELGQPVTLGAGPLPQVAWWK is encoded by the coding sequence ATGCAAAGACTCCTGAAAACTATTGGCCTTCTGACGGTCAGCCTGCTTATTGTGATGGTGGTAGCGGGAGTTGCTTTCGCCAACCTCAGCCCGGAGTTCGGCGGCAAGCCCACGAAGGCGCAACGGGCAGCTTACGCCAAATCAGGCCACTACCAGGATGGAGAGTTCCAGAATTTGGTGCCCACTACCCTCATGACCGGCGGCAGTACCTTCGGCTCCCTATGGCGCTTTCTGTTCAGCAAAACACCCAACGACAAACCAGCCGCTCCCCTGCCCACGCGGCCGCTTGATCCGGCGAGCATCCGCCAAAAAACACCCGAGCTGCTCCGCGTGACGTGGTTTGGGCACTCCGCCAGCCTGGTAGAAATTGGAGGCAAGAACATTCTGCTGGACCCCATGCTAAGCGTGAAAATGGGCCCGGTTTCCTGGATAACGCCCCAGCGCTATAATCCGCAGCTGGCTATAACCGCCGAGCAGCTGCCGCCCATTGATGCAGTGCTCATCTCGCACGACCACTACGACCACCTTGACTACCAGACCATTCTGCGGCTTAAGGACAAAACTACCCACTTCTTTGTGCCCTTGGGCGTAGGGGTTCACCTGCTGGCCTGGGGGGTAGCCCCGGAGCGGGTGCAGGAGCTAGACTGGAACCAGTCGGTGCAGTTGCCGGGAGGAGTATCGATTACGAGCACTCCTGCCCGCCACTTTTCCGGGCGCGGCCTCACAAACCGGAACTCAACTTCCTGGAGTTCCTGGGTTATTAAATCGGCTGATAAACGGGTGTTCTACAGCGGCGACGGCGGGTATGGGCCCCACTTCCAAACCATCGGCCAGCAGCATGGCCCCTTCGATGTGGCCCTAATGGAATGCGGACAGTACGACGCCCAGTGGGCCCAAATTCACATGCTTCCGGAGCAAACCGTACAGGCAACCCTGGATGTGCGGGCCCGGCTACTACTGCCAGTACACTGGGGCGCTTTCACGGAAGCCCACCACGCCTGGAACGAACCCGTTACGCGGGCCGCCGCCGCTGCCGCTCGGCTGGGGCTGCTCATTACTACCCCAGAGCTGGGCCAGCCCGTGACGCTCGGCGCTGGCCCATTGCCACAGGTAGCCTGGTGGAAATGA
- a CDS encoding family 16 glycosylhydrolase — translation MFQDEFNYRNVDELKASGNWEVDGLDGWGTEYYAASQVEFPGGGILRLKADVVPAAQRAALNTAARRTNIAYVSGRIMSTKAYDPVSVPAGWAPDNWAGFAYGMFEIRCKLPANGKGVWPTFWLLSAGTEIDVIDNGNDEPRRQISSGVLDWDKRNQLCATSGSKGCDTIPLGAWTCGGRSTKDGRDLSQDFNTYTVVWTPTQVTFFLNDREQYTVTSSQVQTHAYTARILANLQMTREAVAMGITHAEMDIDYITVYKPLQGQYAVSYDQSEQEYVNYVFKKPINDWLEYVSPRPGSIAVNPNNKDELFFCGTNGLLYRSLRSLDNQWVTSEVDPAQAHHRNWQINGELHFNPKHNLVTYRGHDGRLQSYSFYSGWIHGYVSPAAPLASQPSTTSGSVATATNGDLYYIGQDRQVQLLHRADTAWVHSYLSYAPTADSTAPTPAVALGDLVLDNLANGKVRVYYKGLDYRIHVLEPANETYTHYLLGGKEPVNGTVHTSPGSIVASGLGSIFYIGADRAVHRYQWSGDNWVHDALTPNNQPGFLSAKGNIAWDDVKKQAVYVGADGRLQSFYQNAAGTWLHRWIDSYYNTNRFKCFTATTESAATEFPSLAVGPSGNIFYRAQNNELRFFAYTGCRYRNPTCENWNMTVAWQGLFNRTPGK, via the coding sequence GTGTTCCAAGACGAGTTCAACTATAGAAACGTAGATGAGCTAAAGGCCAGCGGCAACTGGGAAGTAGATGGCCTCGATGGCTGGGGCACAGAGTACTACGCAGCCTCCCAAGTAGAATTTCCGGGAGGTGGCATCCTTCGCCTTAAGGCTGATGTGGTTCCGGCCGCGCAACGAGCAGCGCTTAATACGGCGGCCCGTCGTACCAACATTGCATATGTATCGGGCCGGATCATGTCTACCAAGGCGTATGACCCGGTTAGTGTGCCCGCGGGCTGGGCTCCGGATAACTGGGCGGGCTTTGCCTATGGCATGTTTGAAATTCGGTGTAAGCTGCCTGCTAACGGCAAAGGCGTTTGGCCTACCTTCTGGCTGCTGAGCGCTGGTACTGAAATTGACGTAATCGATAATGGGAACGACGAGCCCCGCCGCCAGATTAGCAGCGGTGTGCTCGATTGGGATAAGCGTAATCAACTCTGCGCCACCTCCGGCTCAAAGGGCTGCGACACGATTCCGCTGGGTGCCTGGACCTGTGGCGGACGCAGCACCAAAGACGGGCGCGACTTGTCTCAGGACTTCAACACCTACACGGTAGTTTGGACGCCTACCCAGGTTACGTTTTTTCTTAACGACCGAGAGCAGTACACCGTGACCAGTTCCCAGGTGCAGACCCACGCCTATACGGCGCGCATTCTAGCCAACCTGCAAATGACTCGCGAGGCGGTAGCCATGGGCATTACGCACGCCGAAATGGACATTGATTACATTACCGTCTATAAGCCACTGCAGGGTCAGTATGCCGTTTCCTACGACCAGTCGGAGCAGGAATACGTGAACTATGTTTTCAAAAAGCCCATCAACGACTGGCTGGAGTATGTAAGTCCTCGTCCCGGGTCAATTGCCGTTAACCCCAATAACAAGGATGAACTATTCTTCTGCGGCACCAATGGCCTCCTTTACCGTAGCCTCCGTTCCTTGGACAACCAATGGGTAACGAGCGAAGTGGATCCTGCACAGGCACATCACCGCAACTGGCAGATCAACGGGGAGCTTCACTTTAACCCCAAGCACAACTTAGTAACGTACCGGGGGCACGATGGGCGGCTGCAGTCTTACAGTTTCTATTCCGGCTGGATCCATGGGTATGTGTCACCTGCCGCGCCGCTCGCGTCCCAGCCGTCAACTACGTCTGGCAGTGTGGCCACTGCCACCAACGGCGACCTTTACTACATCGGTCAGGACCGCCAGGTACAATTGCTTCATCGGGCCGATACAGCATGGGTTCATAGCTATTTGAGCTACGCCCCCACCGCTGATTCAACGGCACCTACTCCCGCGGTTGCCCTCGGCGACCTTGTACTCGACAATCTAGCCAATGGTAAAGTGAGGGTCTACTACAAGGGTCTTGACTACCGAATTCATGTCTTGGAGCCTGCAAATGAGACTTACACTCATTACTTACTAGGAGGCAAGGAACCGGTCAATGGCACAGTCCATACCAGCCCAGGCTCTATTGTCGCGAGCGGGCTGGGTAGCATCTTCTATATTGGGGCCGACCGTGCCGTGCATCGGTACCAGTGGTCGGGTGATAATTGGGTGCATGATGCGCTGACTCCTAACAACCAGCCCGGTTTTCTGTCGGCCAAGGGTAATATTGCCTGGGACGACGTAAAGAAACAGGCTGTTTACGTGGGGGCTGATGGCAGGCTGCAAAGCTTCTACCAGAATGCAGCTGGCACGTGGCTTCACCGCTGGATTGACAGCTATTACAATACTAACCGCTTCAAGTGCTTTACGGCTACCACTGAGTCAGCCGCTACTGAGTTTCCGTCTCTTGCAGTTGGCCCGAGCGGAAATATTTTTTACCGCGCCCAAAACAATGAACTGCGCTTTTTCGCCTACACAGGCTGCCGCTACAGGAACCCTACCTGCGAAAACTGGAACATGACAGTCGCCTGGCAAGGCCTCTTTAACCGCACGCCGGGCAAATAG
- a CDS encoding peroxiredoxin family protein: protein MPVAFSFRKAIAGAGLALAAVACQSNSSSSEKTKPAETTGANATYLPAGTWRGVLAAQGQKIPFLFDVETGNNNQPVAVYLRNGEERLKLDEIKTVGDSTTIRLGVFDAALVVRTDGANKLKGAWVKYDAKEPYRVAFTASRGNQALFYDEYDDGTKGIFPINKALSTSTATYKVTFTDGEGKSYPAVGLFKYRNGNLSGSFLTTTGDYRYLAGGIVRGPKGFRMKLSTFDGSHGFLFTADDVKNDGFTELKGHFYSGKSGHETWTATLDPNAKLPDANALTGMKPGQKKLDFKFPSVYEGGSISPSDPKYKGKVVVVQILGSWCPNCMDETNFLAPWYEKNKQRGVEIIGLGYERTADQKVASQKLLKMKQRLNVGYDLAVAGEANKDAASQSLPQIQKVLAFPTTIFLDKKGEVRKIHTGFSGPGTGKYYEQEVAEFNQTIDQLLAE from the coding sequence ATGCCCGTTGCCTTCTCGTTTCGCAAGGCCATAGCCGGGGCCGGACTCGCGCTGGCCGCGGTGGCCTGTCAGTCCAATTCCTCTTCCTCCGAAAAAACCAAGCCCGCGGAAACTACCGGCGCCAACGCCACCTACCTGCCGGCGGGCACCTGGCGCGGGGTGCTGGCGGCCCAGGGCCAGAAAATTCCGTTTCTGTTTGATGTAGAAACCGGAAACAACAACCAACCCGTAGCCGTGTACCTACGCAACGGCGAGGAGCGCCTAAAGCTAGACGAAATCAAAACCGTCGGCGACTCCACTACCATCCGCCTGGGCGTGTTTGACGCCGCGCTGGTGGTGCGTACCGATGGAGCCAACAAGTTGAAAGGCGCTTGGGTAAAGTACGACGCCAAGGAGCCCTACCGGGTAGCCTTCACAGCGTCCAGGGGAAATCAAGCCTTGTTTTACGATGAATATGATGATGGAACAAAAGGTATATTTCCAATTAACAAAGCCTTGTCCACCAGCACTGCTACATACAAGGTAACATTCACTGATGGGGAAGGCAAATCATATCCGGCTGTAGGCTTATTCAAGTACCGTAACGGGAATCTGAGTGGTTCTTTTCTTACTACAACCGGAGACTATCGTTATCTGGCTGGTGGAATCGTTCGAGGTCCTAAAGGTTTCCGCATGAAGTTGTCCACTTTCGATGGTAGCCACGGGTTCCTGTTTACCGCCGATGATGTGAAAAACGATGGTTTTACAGAGTTGAAAGGCCACTTCTACAGCGGCAAATCGGGCCACGAAACGTGGACGGCTACCCTCGACCCGAACGCCAAACTGCCCGACGCAAACGCCCTTACTGGTATGAAACCCGGCCAAAAAAAGCTCGACTTCAAGTTCCCGAGCGTTTATGAAGGCGGCAGCATCTCCCCCTCCGACCCCAAGTACAAAGGCAAGGTAGTAGTGGTCCAGATTCTGGGCTCCTGGTGCCCCAATTGCATGGACGAAACCAACTTCCTGGCTCCCTGGTACGAGAAAAACAAGCAGCGCGGCGTGGAAATCATCGGACTGGGTTACGAGCGGACGGCCGACCAGAAGGTGGCCTCGCAGAAGCTACTAAAGATGAAGCAGCGCCTGAACGTGGGCTACGACCTGGCCGTGGCCGGCGAAGCCAACAAGGACGCCGCCAGCCAGTCCTTGCCTCAGATTCAGAAGGTATTGGCTTTCCCAACCACTATTTTCCTCGACAAAAAAGGCGAAGTACGTAAGATTCACACCGGCTTCTCGGGCCCTGGCACCGGCAAGTACTACGAGCAGGAGGTAGCGGAATTCAACCAGACCATCGACCAACTTCTAGCCGAGTAA
- the folK gene encoding 2-amino-4-hydroxy-6-hydroxymethyldihydropteridine diphosphokinase produces MPTAYLLLGSNLGDRVAILRQAVEGLMTTVGPVVAASGLYETAAWGLTAQPAFLNQALRLHTSLLPEQLLDACQAVEQQAGRERLIHWGARTLDVDILLYNEVVIQSPRLTLPHPRLPERRFALVPLAEIAASVVHPQAGKTIAELLAVCTDGLAVKRYPAAS; encoded by the coding sequence ATGCCTACCGCCTACCTCCTACTGGGCTCCAACCTTGGCGACCGGGTTGCCATTCTTCGCCAGGCCGTGGAGGGCCTTATGACAACCGTGGGTCCGGTAGTGGCAGCATCCGGCTTGTACGAAACCGCGGCTTGGGGCCTTACTGCGCAGCCCGCTTTCCTAAACCAGGCTCTCCGCTTGCATACCTCCCTCCTACCCGAGCAACTACTCGACGCCTGCCAAGCCGTTGAGCAACAAGCTGGCCGGGAGCGTCTAATTCACTGGGGCGCCCGCACCCTTGATGTGGATATTCTGCTGTACAACGAAGTGGTAATACAAAGTCCCCGACTTACTCTACCCCACCCGCGCCTGCCGGAGCGGCGGTTCGCGCTGGTTCCACTAGCTGAAATTGCTGCTTCGGTAGTGCACCCGCAGGCAGGAAAAACCATAGCAGAGCTGCTGGCTGTGTGTACCGACGGGTTAGCCGTAAAGAGGTATCCAGCAGCTTCGTAG
- a CDS encoding GNAT family N-acetyltransferase, which yields MTPPLTLVAGPLTAVPQLETTDLLLRGPRVTDLPEFAAMAADPDFYRYVGGKPQNEEEAWRRLLAQQGHWTLLGYGAWSVEEKATRRFIGTVGFFDFQRDLTPSIKGTLEAGWTLAPRVHGRGYATQAVGAALQWAEAQFPVARLTCIIDPDNAASLAVARKFGFQEIARPIYHDAPIVLLERITD from the coding sequence ATGACACCACCGTTGACTTTAGTAGCTGGTCCGCTCACGGCCGTTCCGCAGCTCGAGACCACCGATTTACTGTTGCGCGGCCCGCGAGTTACCGACTTGCCCGAGTTTGCCGCCATGGCAGCCGACCCGGATTTCTACCGCTACGTGGGTGGCAAACCCCAGAACGAAGAAGAAGCCTGGCGCCGGCTACTAGCTCAGCAAGGCCACTGGACGCTGCTCGGCTACGGAGCCTGGTCGGTGGAGGAAAAAGCCACTCGCCGCTTTATTGGTACCGTCGGCTTTTTTGATTTTCAACGAGACCTGACTCCCTCCATCAAGGGCACCCTCGAAGCCGGCTGGACCCTGGCCCCGCGCGTGCACGGCCGCGGCTACGCTACCCAGGCCGTAGGAGCGGCCCTGCAGTGGGCCGAAGCGCAGTTCCCCGTCGCCCGCCTAACCTGCATCATCGACCCCGATAATGCGGCCTCTCTGGCAGTAGCCCGCAAGTTTGGCTTCCAAGAAATAGCTCGCCCCATCTACCACGACGCCCCCATTGTGCTGCTAGAGCGAATCACGGATTAA
- a CDS encoding cytochrome P450: MSTPILPAPEAPVAPFPWIPRWRTLLTSLAMARDPIGNLNRAHAAGGDTVGLHLGGIRPCYVTRDPALVQHILQKNHRRYLKSDLTHGLVRYIGRGLLTNEGADWLRQRRLIQPGFHRQRLAGLTRLMQAAAEDWTQELRQLTAAGPALVDIHEAMTRVAFRIIAQATFGTSMSDAERNRLSDVLTQIQAFYVRTIRQPYLRPWLQGTGSYRRHEALSLELRELVRGYIRQRQATGPTAATHDDLLQMLLDARYEDTGEPMTEERLVDEANILLLAGHETSANALSWLFYLLATHPEAAARIREERQAAGLMERPPKFEELAQLPYSMQVIQETMRLYPPAWILDRVALEDDEFQGRPIPKGTLFSLYVYGLHRHPDLWPEPNAFRPERFGPGAQPAVPAYGYLPFGGGPRLCIGNHFALTEIQLVLLETLQHFSLEPASEATVVPVPLVTLRPQEGVFLRFARLR, translated from the coding sequence ATGTCTACGCCCATATTGCCTGCTCCCGAAGCCCCGGTGGCTCCCTTTCCCTGGATACCGCGCTGGCGCACCCTGCTCACGTCCCTGGCCATGGCCCGGGACCCCATCGGCAACCTGAACCGCGCCCATGCTGCGGGCGGCGACACGGTAGGGCTGCACCTGGGCGGCATCCGGCCCTGCTACGTCACCCGCGACCCGGCCCTGGTGCAGCACATCTTGCAGAAAAACCACCGCCGCTACCTTAAATCCGACCTTACCCACGGCCTGGTGCGCTACATTGGGCGGGGGCTGCTGACCAATGAGGGGGCCGACTGGCTGCGGCAGCGCCGCCTGATTCAGCCCGGCTTTCACCGCCAGCGCCTGGCCGGCCTGACCCGCCTGATGCAAGCCGCCGCCGAAGACTGGACCCAGGAACTACGCCAGCTAACCGCGGCGGGCCCAGCCTTAGTGGATATTCACGAGGCCATGACCCGCGTGGCTTTTCGCATCATTGCCCAGGCCACCTTTGGGACTAGTATGAGTGACGCGGAGCGAAACCGGCTTTCCGACGTGCTGACCCAGATTCAGGCGTTTTACGTGCGCACCATCCGGCAGCCCTACCTGCGGCCCTGGCTGCAAGGCACCGGCAGCTACCGGCGGCACGAAGCTCTGAGCCTAGAGCTACGCGAGTTGGTTCGCGGCTACATCCGCCAGCGTCAGGCTACGGGCCCCACGGCAGCCACCCACGATGATTTACTGCAAATGCTGCTGGATGCCCGCTACGAGGATACTGGGGAGCCCATGACGGAGGAGCGGCTGGTAGATGAGGCCAACATTTTGCTGCTAGCTGGCCACGAAACCTCCGCCAACGCCCTGAGCTGGCTGTTTTACTTGCTGGCTACCCACCCTGAGGCGGCAGCCCGCATCCGGGAGGAGCGGCAGGCAGCGGGGCTAATGGAGCGGCCGCCGAAGTTTGAGGAGCTGGCGCAGCTGCCGTATTCTATGCAGGTTATTCAGGAAACCATGCGCCTATACCCGCCAGCCTGGATTCTGGACCGCGTGGCGCTGGAAGACGATGAGTTTCAGGGGCGCCCAATTCCCAAGGGCACTCTGTTTTCGCTTTACGTGTACGGCCTGCACCGCCACCCTGATTTGTGGCCTGAGCCCAATGCCTTCCGGCCCGAGCGGTTCGGGCCGGGAGCCCAACCCGCCGTGCCTGCCTATGGCTACCTGCCCTTTGGGGGCGGGCCGCGCCTGTGCATTGGCAACCACTTCGCCCTAACCGAAATTCAGCTGGTGCTGCTGGAAACCCTGCAGCATTTCAGCCTGGAGCCAGCCTCAGAAGCCACCGTAGTGCCCGTGCCCTTGGTGACGCTCCGGCCCCAGGAAGGCGTATTCCTACGGTTCGCGCGGCTGAGATGA